One Coffea eugenioides isolate CCC68of chromosome 2, Ceug_1.0, whole genome shotgun sequence genomic window, TCCTCTGATTAATAAGAGCATAAATGCTCGTAACATGACATGGTATGTCTCTCTTGAAGGAGATGACTCGAACCTAGCTTCACTAATGGCATCCACAGAAACTTACTTCTGAGGATACACTGTGAGTGCCATACTTGTCATCCCAGTACATTGTGCTGATCCTATACAACTGCTGGACACTGAGAACCTGTTCAACAAAAGACAAGTTTAGTTGAGAACTATGGAAGACATGAGCTGAGCATAATGAAAAGAGCTTCGCTCACTGGGCAGAGGCTGTGGCTTATCTCATCCAGAGTCTTCTTTGGCTTTGGATGTATAACCTGAAATTAACCAAAAATGAAAGATTTTCCAACATGAACCTTATCTGACTTGTATTCTCCAAGCCATAAAAGAAATTTGAAGCTGAATAAAGAATTCAAGGCTTCACCAGAAATCCAATAGCTTGTCGGATGTGCTTTAATTCCTCCCAAGCTGAACCTGCATACTGCATTTTTTCTCTGTCATTAATGAATGTTTGACAACTATATAAGAAGAAATATTGGCACGACTTTACCTTGTCAGTAGCAGTATAGCACCAGTGTTCCAACTCAGCCAGCCCTGCTTTAACATATTCACCATTACTGAATGAACAGCATTCCCTCCTCAACAGAAGGCTGCAGCCAAAGAACCGGGTACACAACATGACAACGAAACTGATTATCTGCTGTACCTTATACTCAATGGTACAtgaagataattaaaaaataattcacCTGTTGAATAATTGAACATTAATGAAAGAAAATATCTGTGTGAACACTTTACGAACTAAAAATGGTGGTACCTGAAATGTTGATAGAAAAACAACGTATGAAAGTTCTACTGGTAGGAGAAAATTTATGATGGACAAGACACAAGATAAATTAGGATAGAGAATATAAAATTATTGGATATACATGATTTGCTTTTAAGGTATTCAAAAAATTCCCAAGGCTTGTCACTATTCCTTGCCAGTGAGCAATCAAAACTTGCTGGGCAGCAGTATTCGCAACTGAACGCGATGATCCCTTAACTAAGCTTGCTCTAGAAGTTCTTGGTGCCTAtaatttggaaaaaagaaaagtcctTAGAAGTCATGTGGACTACTACACCAAGGAAGAACTTTAGCCTTTCCTAAAATATGAAATGATTTGACCAACACAGATATGGAcaataacagattcagatacctGAATACACAGCCCAAGCAATGGAGATATTTCCTTCTTCAGATTATCACGAATCATCCCGTAGATTTTTTCCACATAAGCTGTAAGTTGCTGTTTGAAGAGTAAAGCAGGGTACTTTGCTTCAATTTGGCGTAAAGATTCTACTCCACCAGGGATGCCACTAGTTACAAAAGATAGGTTGACCCCTTGGGGTGTTCCCCTGAAACTCTACAGAAAGGAACAATACCAAAAAGCTGAGTTCACTAAGTAAATATCCTATTGAAAGGGGTTGGCAAACCATAGTTCTGAAAGAATGCGATTAAAGATCAAAATGTTTCCAACTAAAATAACAACTGAAACAAAAATCTGAACATCTTACGTAATTCATCCTCCCAAAGAGACTTGCAGAGGACGATCGACGTCGTTGAGGTGCCATGCCAGCAGCACCACTGGCTTTCAATGTCCGCTGGAGCAGCAATAAGAGAGTAGAAGCATTTGATAGCCAATAGGCCAAGACATCATTGTTGTCCTGGGTTTTCTGTCAAAGATAAATTTCGAGGTATTAGAGGCTTTTGATAATTTGAAAAGTAGACACAAAACTAGCATATGATCAATAGTTCAGACCTCGATAGCATGACCTATAGTCTGGATGATGCGGTCAAAAACACTAGTCCTCTCAACTTCAAAAGATCTCCAATGCAGAAGGCATTTATATATGATGCATGCTGCAATTGGCCTATTGCAGGCAAAGCCCAAGTGTTGAGCAATGCAACGAAGTAGCAACTCCTGATTCTCCTGCTGTTTCTCATTCAGTGACTTTTGTGGTTTGTCATCTGCTTCAAAATCCCTATGATTCATTGAAGCACTATGCAAATCCTAATGCAAATGAGACATGTTAAAATGGTAGATTAGCAGTCAAAAGATGCTTGTTGGACACAAGTTAGGTAGGATCAATTACCATGGTCATCCTAGTATCGCCAAAGGAATGACTGCTTTCCATCCTCTGTGTTTCATTGACAAAGAAAATTAGCCAACTGCTTATAAACCGAATACTACATCTGACTTCTTTTTAGATATACCTGAAGAATTGATCTAGATCGTCCAGAGAGGAACTTATTTGGTGCAATTGATACAGCTTGTTGACGAAGAACTTTATTCTCTGATTCCAAATTATTCAATTTCTCCTCTAGCCTGCATGCAACCAAAACTTCATTTATTCTATGTAGTCACAGCTCGTCAGAGTATGCCCAAAGACTTATCTGAAATTCCTTTAAGCAGAGACCCTTTTTCTGTGAGGGGTCATCGGCCAGCCTTCCACAAAAGTAATGAAGAGTAATGGTTTCAGCAAGAGCAGCTAGATGGACTATAGTGAGTCCAGTTTATTTAGAGTAAATTGCTAATCATCTTCTGGTACACACAGGCAATGGCTTCAAGCTCATACATTCTACAATGACTTCTGATAGTTTTTCTCAAGcctttccaaaatctcattctAAATGAATATATGCCATTGTTCAAAAGGCTAAATGCTTGTAAAGGACCACAACAAACAACCATTTTATAATTGTTGCAACATGTTCGTTCAGAGCACCATCAGACATTTTTGCCAACTGTGTATGAATGTGATGAACTTCATGTGAATTGCAAAGTTTCTGATCCTTTAAGAGGCATTTTCTGTATGATAAAgtgcttttcattttttcaaaaaaacaaaaggaaattaAAGGAGACGTAGCTGCAATTGTGGGTTGGTGTAACACACTCCTGATCGGAACCAAGGAAAGTAATTAAAACCATTTAGATTACTTAAAAACCAAATAAACTCAAACTCAGAGCAAATGATCAAGGAAAGCTGTGTCATCATCAACCAATAGCATATCAAAACGTCTTTGTCCCTATGTCTTCACCACCAAAAGAGGTGGTATGCCTGTTTTTTTATTCATATCCAAGTTAAAGTTATCTGCCTCCAGACTTGTATTTGAAAGAAGGAAAGTTCACTGACTTATTTGTAACCTCCTGTAATTTAGCAAACGAAGTTTTGAACCTTCTTACTCATTCTACAACATGTTAAATTAAACTTTAGCTGTCAAACAAAACCAAAGGAAATTGGATTTTACTAGCAAGGACATTTGTAAGCCAAATACATGTCAAGACAGAATTTTCACTCAGTAGAAATGATGCAAAATGGAAGATAATAATACCAAATAGTTTTGAATGCATCAGACCTGTGTAAAGATTCTTGGAGCTGATGAAGTCTTCCTTCTGTTTCTTCTAACTGTTTACGTCTTTCTTCACTAGACTCTTGTGCTTTGCCATACTGCTGTTGTAGCTCATTAGAGCTTTCCTTTTCATGCTGCAATGAAGCCTGAATGGAAGGAAGCAAATTAAGCTAAGTGACAACAATTACCTAACTAACAAAAGTTTTGCTCTTACACAACAAAGTTTAAGGAAATCATGAACTTCTAGAAGTATGACTAAGATATAACCGAGTAACTAATAGAGTATTCCAATATTTAAAAAAGGTGAACAAAATTGAACAAGGAACTGCGAACATCTGATAGAGATAACTGCACACTTAGAGAAGCTAGGGACCAGACCATAATAAATGTCTGCAAATAGCATTTAGCTGTTCCCAACATCCACATCAAATGCAAGATATCAAAGATTTCAAATACATGCACTCTTAAATTTTCTCATATGGTATAGACTCAGTACTTCATTTAAATCTTAAAAAGTCACAGTGGCTTTGGATTTTCAAAGCTTAACTCTTCATGCTCATTTATTTGTTGCATCGATCTGTTCTCTTTGGAGTGATAGTTACAATTCACAAACACTATACTGGCAAGCGATATTTGCATTCCAAGAATAGCTTCTTGCACTCCACTTTATTACGTGAAGGGAGGTGCAGTGCCAGAGGATTATTTTGGAGCGCAAATATTATTTGCctttttgaaaactatattagTCATTACTTCTTATTCTACAAGATTAGAAAAACCTGATAAAATGTCGGTTTCTCATCTTCAACTGCTTCCCTTGTATTTAAAACTCACATAAAAAGTTAGGCAAATTATCAATCATAAGACAGCAAGCTACACAATAAGAAAACTTGCTACGTGTAttctttcaaaaaatatttttttctgaAAATTGAAATCAACAGTGCATATAAGTCTAGATAGTCCTCTAAATATGCATATATATCAAGAGCACCCGTACTGTTGATTGTCATTGCCGTGGCTGTATGCAGTTGTATGTACATATCTAGAATACCATTTTCCAGCTCAGAATTGCTTTACAAATTGAGTTATGCTAAAAGTTTTAATTAATCAAACTGTCAGAGCATATTCAAGGAGATACAGCCATGTACGTAACCTGTCTTGCAAATTCTTAGTCTCAGTtccagaaaacaagaaaagataaAGATGAACGAGACTAgtgcaaaatgaaagaaattgcTTTCTTGAAATTTTGTCAAAGAGATAATTACTTGAACACCCATTGCTCTTGGCAAAGAAAGCACATTGTATTGCTAATCGATTAAATATTTGATTTGGTAATTCTTCCTAAGCATGAAACAGTAGTACATGCCTTGTGAGTCTCTCACCTTTAAACTGTTAATTTCTTCTGTCAGAGATTCAACTTTATTGGTGTCTTCAACATAAACTGGAACCTCCTTGATGACTGGAGGTGCATCTTGAATAGCCTTTTTTGCGGACTCTCGTTCTTTGACTAGCAGTGCATTTGCTTCATCAACTTTCTTTTGCATAGCCTCCAAAGAGTTTTGTAATTTTGCTATTTCTTGTGCTTTGGCTTCTTCTAGGTCAGTCTGCATCAAATTTCCAACTTAGGTATAACTGGACTCAGAAAATGGAATGACTTCTCACACAAAGCCTAAACTATATTCCAGCATGCTTTTTGTCTGACAATTTAGAGGACTGTAGAATCACAGCGCTCTTTCACCATTTATTTAGAACTTCCTCTCAAATATCAGAATTTAACTGTATGTCCTGTGGAGGTAAGATAATCAACAGAATATGATGATACCCTCAGACGTTTTTCCAGCTGTAAGCGCCATGTGAGCTCCTCCAATTGTTTCTCAAGCTTGTCTTTGGCCTCTTTCAATGCCCCTGTTTCTCTTGCAGCCTGCATGGAGATGGAAATTCTTAAATATTTGGTATTTCAAAAGTTTCTAGGCCATTAAAGTGAATatttttttgtcttcttttctgATAAGTCACCTATCCATAAATTTGATGCTCCACTAACTATACTGATTATTTTAACAGATAAAATTCTTCAGTAATAGTTCTCCATTGTTCCTAGGCCATTAAGCTGAAGCTttaatccatttattttgtcCTTTCCTAGTAAGTCAAACATCCAAAGCAATGCTTCACTGAAGATATTGATTATTCAGATTTCGTGCAACATATGATGTCCCGCACAATAACTAATACAGAGTGGTAAAGTTCAGAATTAAATTCACAAGTTCAATACTAGGTGTACATCTATTTCTCATGATTCACTGTGTTCAAAGAAACCCAGTTTATTACAAACCTCTCAAATTGATTCTAATGTATAAACTTGTTATAACTGATCGTGACTTATGATACTTCTAGGAAATAAATTACTTTCATTAAATAACCATGCCATTTTTACTTCAATAGCAAAATAGTGTTAGCGCTGACCATTTTTAGCTTCCGTAACTCCCTCCTGGCAATTTTTCCCCTCCATCTGCATTGTGCAATTATTGTTCCTCTCTTAAGTTTTCTGTGATATGATGATGCTTTATGACAGCGCCACATTGCCTGCATAGAAAAAGGATACAATTTGAAAGTAACATCGTATGATAATCATCTGGTAGAAAAAGGATTACGGGATTATCAGAGTTACCTGAATTACAGTTGCAGCTCTACTTTGCCTTTTAAATGTAAATCTTTTACAAGCATCCATTGAACGCAAGCCTGTCTGCAAAACAAGCACTGAGATGCGGAGTTTGTTATATGCCATTCTGGCTTCACGTCTACGCGTGTTCTTCTGAATTTTTACTGCAGCTGCCTCCCTTTTCATTCCCTCATAATGTTTGCAAGCCAGTTTACCTGAAAATGAAGTACATGTACTCCACTTAAAGACTATGAAATCATTGCTGCTTCTGTGTGTTGCACAAAGAGCCTCACAGTACTTAAACAACTCACCTCTGCACAAAGACTGCATACAGATGCTTGCTTTTCTCAATGCAACAAATTGCTTACGAGCATAATGAGTTCGTATTCGCTGTTGTATGGCTTTTGCTGCACTTGAAAGAACTTCTGCCCTTCGAGCATCTAACTCAGCCATCTGACCAGCTCTTAGGAAAACCTTTGTTTTACCTATCTGTTAATGCACAAAATGCACATTAAATACATAAACTATTTCATGGCTGAAGCCTATATCATGTCCACAAAAATATACTAAGGACAAACCAATGGTACAAACATTTGTGCAGTGCACAAGGAAACAGAAGCAGTCTGATGATAATTAATCTCCCTGTTTCATAATAgttattttcctttcctttcaaATATAGGAAAGTCAATATTCAATATGAATATTAAAAACTCTTAAAGAATCAGTAGTCCTCTATCGCTGGATTAAAGTTTCATGATTAAAATCCCTCtcaccaaagaaaaaaaatcctccaaatCCATATTTATCAATCCAAATGAGAGTAACATAATTCTCTATGTTATGATTTGAAGCAGAGGTGTATTCTGGATGCTTTGACTTGTGTGGCTTGGAGGTGTTATTTTGACTTCTTATGCTAGTGACATCTACAACTGGATCCTTGGTGGTTTGTCACCTTCGGATTGTGTTCTAAGTGTGGTGTTATCACTTCTTAGTGACTCTAGTGGGAAATAAATGGAGTCTTGGAGGTCTTATTTTTTACTTCTTATGCTGCTGACATCTAATACTGGAGTCTTGGTGGTTTGTCACCATAAAATTGCGTACCAAGTGTGGTGTTATTATTTCTTGGAGAGTCTAGTGGGAAACAAATGGAGTGGTGCTTGGGACAAAGCAGAAGATGGATCCTCTTTCTTACCCACTAAGTAAAATCGGAAGTTAGTTGCAGATACCCAAGTTTCTTTCACTTCTTCAGAAACATATTGCCTGGTTAAACTAAAATATTCAATGTTCGACAGTCTATAAAAGAGGCAACATTGAGCATTACATTAATGCCGCACATGGATACATATAGTAAGAAAATGCAAAGTTCATGTTTATAGGTGACAATGGGAACTACAGTCTTCACCTGAGATCCATTGAGccctttcttttccaaaatcttcTGGCATGCAACTTTTTCATCATAACTGCTTAGCAGAAAGCATATCAAGAATCAGCACATAAAACTATCGCTGGAAGTATGTAAATGTAAATTTCCTATGTAAGATAAAGCCACGAATTTTGTGATTATGCCTGTTCCTAAATTTCAGTTTAAGTTAAAGGAGGTACTTACCTTCCTTCCAAAACCTCAGGTGCAAGAAGCCCAAATCGGTTTATGAACTCAAAAAAAGGTCGGCGAGTAGGATATCCAGCACAACTTATTCTGATTGCTTCCAGAACACCCTAAAGGATGAGACTCAGGTATTAAAACT contains:
- the LOC113763735 gene encoding LOW QUALITY PROTEIN: myosin-9-like (The sequence of the model RefSeq protein was modified relative to this genomic sequence to represent the inferred CDS: inserted 2 bases in 1 codon), with the translated sequence MGTSVNIIVGSHVWVEDPEVTWIDGQVNKIKGAEAEIETSNGKKVVVKLSKVYPKDTETAPGGVDDMTKLSYLHEPGVLQNLKSRYELNEIYTYTGNILIAINPFQKLPHLYDPHMMVQYKGAPLGELSPHVFAVADVAYRQMVKEGKSNSILVSGESGAGKTETTKMLMRYLAFLGGRAATEGRTVEQQVLESNPVLEAFGNAKTVRNNNSSRFGKFVEIQFDKQGRISGAAIRTYLLERSRVCQISDPERNYHCFYLLCAAPQEEIEKYKLGQPKTFHYLNQSRCYELDGVSDAHDYLATRRAMDIVGISAKEQEAIFRVVAAILHIGNIDFAKGKEIDSSMLKDEKSKFHLKTTAELLRCDPVALEDALLKRVMITPEEVIKRSLDPLSATVGRDGFAKTIYSRLFDWLVDKINVSIGQDAKSKSLIGVLDIYGFEXFKHNSFEQFCINFTNEKLQQHFNQHVFKMEQEEYTREVIDWSYIEFVDNQDVLDLIEKKPGGIVALLDEACMFPKSTHETFANKLYMTFKNHKRFLKPKLSRTDFIISHYAGEVHYQSDQFLDKNKDYVVPEHQDLLSASKCSFVAGLFPSIHEETTKSSKFASIGSRFKLQLQQLMETLNATEPHYIRCVKPNNLLKPAIFENSNIMQQLRCGGVLEAIRISCAGYPTRRPFFEFINRFGLLAPEVLEGSYDEKVACQKILEKKGLNGSQIGKTKVFLRAGQMAELDARRAEVLSSAAKAIQQRIRTHYARKQFVALRKASICMQSLCRGKLACKHYEGMKREAAAVKIQKNTRRREARMAYNKLRISVLVLQTGLRSMDACKRFTFKRQSRAATVIQAMWRCHKASSYHRKLKRGTIIAQCRWRGKIARRELRKLKMAARETGALKEAKDKLEKQLEELTWRLQLEKRLRTDLEEAKAQEIAKLQNSLEAMQKKVDEANALLVKERESAKKAIQDAPPVIKEVPVYVEDTNKVESLTEEINSLKASLQHEKESSNELQQQYGKAQESSEERRKQLEETEGRLHQLQESLHRLEEKLNNLESENKVLRQQAVSIAPNKFLSGRSRSILQRMESSHSFGDTRMTMDLHSASMNHRDFEADDKPQKSLNEKQQENQELLLRCIAQHLGFACNRPIAACIIYKCLLHWRSFEVERTSVFDRIIQTIGHAIEKTQDNNDVLAYWLSNASTLLLLLQRTLKASGAAGMAPQRRRSSSASLFGRMNYSFRGTPQGVNLSFVTSGIPGGVESLRQIEAKYPALLFKQQLTAYVEKIYGMIRDNLKKEISPLLGLCIQAPRTSRASLVKGSSRSVANTAAQQVLIAHWQGIVTSLGNFLNTLKANHVPPFLVRKVFTQIFSFINVQLFNSLLLRRECCSFSNGEYVKAGLAELEHWCYTATDKYAGSAWEELKHIRQAIGFLVIHPKPKKTLDEISHSLCPVLSVQQLYRISTMYWDDKYGTHSVSSEVISKMRVLMTEDSNNAVSNSFLLDDDSSIPFSVDDISKSMEQIEISDIEPPPLIRENTGFSFLLPA